In Longimicrobiales bacterium, a genomic segment contains:
- a CDS encoding TraR/DksA C4-type zinc finger protein, with product MITPAEARERLEKELRRQISTISSGDEAVAGWMAGRASDGVRRPWETSDDLELTGTLRDLGAGRARALALALVRVEKGTYGLCTRCGDRIAHERLEVLPEIETCRDCTDN from the coding sequence ATGATCACACCGGCAGAAGCACGGGAGCGCCTCGAGAAGGAGCTCCGTCGGCAGATCAGCACCATCTCGAGCGGCGACGAGGCCGTGGCCGGATGGATGGCCGGCCGCGCGTCCGACGGCGTCCGCCGCCCCTGGGAGACCAGCGATGACCTCGAGCTGACAGGGACGCTGCGCGATCTCGGCGCCGGCCGCGCCCGCGCGCTCGCGCTGGCGCTGGTCCGGGTGGAAAAGGGGACGTACGGCCTCTGCACCCGCTGCGGCGACCGGATTGCCCATGAGCGGCTCGAGGTCCTGCCCGAAATCGAGACCTGCCGGGACTGCACCGATAACTGA
- a CDS encoding citrate synthase, translating into MPDTLTITDNRTGRSYEVPIQYGTYPEYGAYINGTELRKIKSSDEDFGLLSYDPAFMNTASTRSSITFIDGDKGILRYRGIPIEQLAEQSTFLETAFLILFGHLPSQQELDEWTHEITMHTLIHENMRKFMEGFHYDAHPMGMLVSTVAALSTFYSESRDISDPENRKRQIIRLIAKVPTIAAFAYRHSIGRHYIYPDNDLSYAGNFLNMMFRMTEREYRPNPTLEKALDVLFILHADHEQNCSASAMRNVGSSHADPYVSVAAATAALWGPLHGGANEQVLRMLHEIGDRKNVNEYIKRVKAGEFRLMGFGHRVYKNYDPRARILKKMADDVLEVTGKSPLLDLAMDLERIALEDDYFVSRKLYPNVDFYSGIIYQAMGFPVDMFPVLFAIARTTGWLAQWQEMLEDSDQKITRPRQVYTGEDEQAYVKMARR; encoded by the coding sequence ATGCCTGACACACTGACCATCACCGACAACCGCACCGGGCGCTCGTACGAGGTTCCGATCCAGTACGGCACCTACCCGGAGTACGGCGCCTACATCAACGGCACCGAGCTGCGCAAGATCAAGTCGTCCGACGAGGACTTCGGGCTGCTGAGCTACGACCCCGCGTTCATGAACACGGCGTCGACCAGGAGCTCGATCACCTTCATCGACGGCGACAAGGGCATCCTGCGCTACCGCGGGATCCCGATCGAGCAGCTCGCCGAGCAGAGCACGTTTCTCGAGACGGCGTTCCTGATCCTGTTCGGCCACCTGCCCAGCCAGCAGGAGCTGGACGAGTGGACGCACGAGATCACGATGCACACGCTGATTCACGAGAACATGCGGAAGTTCATGGAGGGCTTCCACTACGATGCCCACCCGATGGGCATGCTCGTGAGCACCGTGGCGGCGCTGTCCACGTTCTACTCCGAGTCGCGCGATATCAGTGACCCGGAGAACAGGAAGCGGCAGATCATCCGGCTCATTGCCAAGGTCCCGACCATCGCCGCCTTCGCCTACCGCCACTCCATCGGCCGCCACTACATCTATCCCGACAACGACCTCAGCTACGCCGGCAACTTCCTGAACATGATGTTCCGGATGACCGAGCGTGAGTACCGGCCGAACCCGACGCTCGAGAAGGCGCTCGACGTCCTGTTCATCCTGCACGCCGACCACGAGCAGAACTGCTCCGCCAGCGCAATGCGCAACGTCGGCAGCAGCCACGCCGATCCGTACGTGTCCGTCGCTGCGGCCACCGCCGCGCTCTGGGGCCCGCTGCACGGCGGCGCCAACGAGCAGGTGCTGCGCATGCTGCACGAGATCGGCGACCGGAAGAACGTGAACGAGTACATAAAGCGCGTGAAGGCGGGCGAGTTCCGGCTGATGGGCTTCGGGCACCGCGTGTACAAGAACTACGACCCGCGCGCGCGCATCCTGAAGAAGATGGCCGACGACGTGCTCGAGGTGACGGGCAAGTCGCCGCTCCTCGACCTGGCGATGGACCTCGAGCGCATCGCACTCGAGGACGACTACTTCGTCTCGCGCAAGCTCTACCCGAACGTCGACTTCTACTCGGGCATCATCTACCAGGCGATGGGCTTCCCGGTCGACATGTTCCCCGTCCTCTTTGCCATCGCGCGCACGACCGGCTGGCTCGCACAGTGGCAGGAGATGCTGGAGGACAGCGACCAGAAGATCACCCGCCCGCGGCAGGTCTACACGGGTGAGGACGAGCAGGCATACGTGAAGATGGCGCGGCGGTAG